The Agrobacterium larrymoorei sequence CTGCCTCACTTCCGGCCGTCGAAGAGGCCCGGCAATTTGCGGAGAGTGACCGGGATGGACTTGTCCATCTTGAGGCCGGCCATTTTACTTTGACGGAGACAGGCAAGCCGTTTGCTCGCAGCATTGCCGCAACCTTTGACACCTATCTCTCCAATGGCCGGGGACGTCATTCTCTGGCCGTTTGACTGTAGGTCGTGCGCAACACACATCGCGCAAAATGACGGATCGATCACGAAAGCATTGGCTTTTTGATGCAACTTCCCTATGTGGTGCGTCTGAAGAGACCTTTATAATTAAGAACACAAAGGATTACGGGCGTGACAGCTACATTCGATAAGGTTGCCGACATCATCGCTGACACCAGCGAAATCGATCGCGAAACCATTACGCCGGAAAGCCATACGATCGACGACCTCGGCATCGACAGCCTCGACTTCCTCGATATCGTTTTCGCCATCGACAAGGAATTCGGTATCAAGATCCCGCTCGAGCAGTGGACGCAGGAAGTCAACGAAGGCAAGGTTTCGACCGAAGAATACTTCGTTCTGAAGAATCTTTGCGCCAAGATCGACGAGTTGAAGGCCGCCAAGGGCTGAACGTCTTCTTTTGCTTAGGCTATTTCCGTTTCACGGACCCTGCCTTGTGCTTTGAGACTATATTCGATCCTCGGGAGATATGCCCGAGGATCTTTTGCCCATCAGACACTGTCTCGGGGCGAAGCTAGCTGGCGCATTCCACGGACAAGACATGCTTCTCGAATATTTCCAGATGGTGGACCGAATCGAGTCTATCGACAGATCAGCCCGCATCTTGAAGGCACGTTCGGTCGTGCCGGATAAGAGTCCCGTCTTCGAGGGCCATTTTCCGGGCATGCCGCTGGTTCCAGGGGTGTTGTTGATCGAAACCATGGCGCAGACCTCCGGCATGCTGGTTCTTGCCATGAGTGATTTTGCCGCGATGCCTTTCCTGATGTCGGTCGATAGTGCCAAGATGCGCACCTTCGTGGAGCCCAATGCCGAACTGGATATCGAAGCCTATCTCGAGCATGACGGATCCGGCTTTGCCGTCACCAAGGCAAAGATCACATCGGGCGGAAAAAAGGTCTGCGACGCACAGCTGAAGCTTCGCACCATGCCTTTTTCCGAGATTCCGCTTGCGCCGATCGTGAAGAAGCGCGCCGAGGAAGTAGGTCTGATGGCGGCCATTGCCGCTGATACCTCCGCCTGATCGAAAAGCGCTTTCCTCGCGTTTAAATGCTGAAAAGTCATGCAAGGCCGAGGTCATTTTGCCTTCGCCATTGCAAAGCCGCATCGCGCGCATTATTCCGCATGGCAAGTGCGGCGTCCCTGCCGCTTATGAGGCTGGCCCGAGATTACGTCTCGGAAAAGCGACGAAGGATCACGGATGATGAAGTCTGACAATGATGTGGTGATTACCGGGGTCGGTATCGTGACCTGTCATGGTGTCGGTAAAGATGCCCATATTGCGCTGCTTTCCAGCACCACGACGCCTGCGGCGATCGTCGAGAGGGAAAAATTTGCGCCTTATCCCATCCATCCGCTGCCTGAAATCGACTGGTCCGCGCAAATCGGGCGCAAGGATCAGCGCCAGATGGAAAACTGGCAGCGCCTCGGCGTGTTTGCCGCCGGTCTTGCGCTGGACGATGCTGGCCTGAAGGAAGACGCAGAAGCCTGCGGCACGATGGACATGATCGTCGCAGCCGGTGGCGGCGAACGCGACATCAATGTCGATACGCTGATTGTCGATGAAGGCCTCAAGCGCAATGACCGCGAAGTGATGCTCAACGAGAAACTCACGACAGAGCTTCGCCCAACGCTGTTTCTCGCGCAGCTTTCGAACCTGATGGCTGGCAATATTTCGATCGTGCATAAGGTCACCGGCTCCTCACGTACCTTCATGGGTGAAGAGGGCGCAGGGATCTCTGCCGTTGAAACCGCTTTCTATCGCATCCGCTCAGGTGAATCGAGCCACGCGCTCGTCGGCGGTGCATTCGCGGCCGAACGTCCCGATATGACTTTGCTGTTTGAAGCCATTGGTGCGCATGCTCAAGGTGGCTGGCAGCCGCTTTGGTCGCGAACGGGAGGCGAGGGCGGTGGCATGATCACCGGCTCCGTCGGCGCCTTCCTTGTGCTTGAATCCCGCAAGCATGCACAGGCGCGTGGCGCCAAGATCTACGCCCGGATCGACGCGATCGAAGGCGATCGTGGCAACCGCGACGACAGCAAGCTGGAGAAGCGCCTGGAGCGACTGCTTGCGCCTGCCAAGGATGCGGCTGAAACCATCGTGCTTTCTGGCGCCAGCGGCTACGACGGCCTGACATCTCGCGAAAAGGATGTTCTTGAAAAAAAACTGCCACATGCTGCCATTCGTGGCTTCGGTGGTGTCACCGGTCACGGACTCGAGGCACAGTTTCCACTGGGGCTCGCACTGGCCGCGCTTACGCTCGAAAGCGGCGCAAAAGTCCCGCCTTTTGATAGCGCGGCAGAAAAGCCGATGGCATCTGCCGCGACGGAAGCGGTCGTTACCACGGTTGGCCATGTGCGCGGCGAAGGTGTCGCCGTTCTTTCCAGAGACGCTTGAGGAGTTAAGACCATGGCATCCAGCAATTTCAGGGATCACCTTGGCCGCCCCATTGTTGCCGTCACCGGCATGGGCATCATCACCTCCTTGGGGCAGGGATTGACGGATAACTGGGCGGCTTTGACCTCCGGTAAATCCGGCATCCACAAGATCACACGTTTTCCGACCGACAATCTCTCCACCAAAATTTGCGGAACGGTCGACTTCATCGATATCCCGGCACCGAATTCCGTCGAACGGTCCTTTGCCTTTGCTCGCGAGACCACCATCGAAGCGTTGGCGCAGGCAGGACTATCCGGCGATTTCAACGGCCCGCTGTTTCTGGCGGCTCCGCCTATCGAGCCGGAATGGAGCGCTCGTTTCGAGCTTGCTGACCGGTCTCCGCCTGCGGCAAAGCCGGGTGATGCCTATGATCGCTTCATGGCGGCTCTCCGTCAGCGCCCCGACCCCGCCTTTCAGGAAGCCGCTCTCTTCGGCGCGATCTCCGAGCGTCTGTCCGATCAGTTCGGCACGCGCGGTCTCCCGGTCACGCTCTCGACCGCTTGCGCCTCCGGTGCAACAGCCATTCAGCTTGGTGTCGAAGCCATTCGCCAAGGTCGCACGGATCGTGCGCTGACGGTTGCCACAGACGGTTCGGTGAGCGCCGAAGCGCTCATCCGCTTCTCGCTTCTGTCGGCCCTGTCGACACAGAACGACCCGCCGGAAAAGGCGTCCAAGCCGTTCAGCAAGGACCGCGATGGTTTCGTGATTGCCGAAGGTGCAGCGACGCTTGTTCTGGAATCGCTGGAAGCGGCGGTCGCTCGTGGTGCAAAGGTTCTCGGCATCATCAAAGGTGCCGGCGAAAAGGCAGACAGCTTTCACCGCACGCGCTCGTCGCCCGACGGCGGACCTGCGATTGCCACGATCCGTGCAGCACTTGCCGATGCCGGCTTCTCCGAAAGCGATATCGGCTATGTCAATGCGCATGGTACGTCGACACCGGAAAATGACAAGATGGAGTACAGTTCCATGCTTGCGGTTTTCGGCGAAGGCCTGAAGTCGATCCCTGTCTCTTCCAACAAATCGATGATCGGCCATACGCTGACGGCAGCAGGCGCAGTTGAAGCCGTCTTCTCGCTGCAAACCATGCTGACCGGCACGCTGCCACCGACCATCAACTACAACAATCCGGATCCGACGATTGCGCTGGATGTGGTGCCGAATGTGAAGCGTGATGCTCAGGTCAACGCCGTGCTGTCGAATTCCTTCGGCTTCGGTGGGCAGAATGCAAGCCTTGTTATGACACGGGAACCGGCTTAATCCGTTCCCCAGCGCATCTACCCCAAAGGCGGTTGATGCAATTGTAAATGAAGGAGAGCCGTCTTTCTGGGTCCATTCGGACGAGCGACGCTCTCGAACGAAAACGCTTTAACGCCTTCGGGCGAAGGACTTCTATTATGCGCGCTCTTCAACTCGTCGACGACCGTAAGCTCGAGAAAGTGGATCTGCCTGAGCCGGAAGCGCCGGCACCGGGTGAGGTTACGCTGCGCGTCAAGGCGGTCGCACTGAACCACATCGACGTTTGGGGCTGGCGCGGCATGGCCTTTGCCAAGCGCAAGATGCCGCTCACGATTGGTGCCGAAGCCTCGGGCGTGGTGGAAGCGATTGGCCCGGGCGTCTCCAACGTTCTTCCGGGCGGCTTGGTCTCCATCTATGGCGCGCGTATCTGCGGTCGTTGTCATCACTGCGTTGCCGGTCGTGATAACCTCTGCGAAAATGTCGGTGGGGTTCATGGTTTCCACCTCGATGGCTTCGCCCAGGAAAAGATCAACATTCCGGCTCGCCAGCTTGTCCTCGCCCCGCCGGGCGTCGATGCCGTGGCAGCCGCGCTCGCACCTGTAACGTTCGGCACTGTCGAGCACATGCTGTTCGACAATGCGAAGCTTCAGCCTGGTGAAACCATCCTCGTTCATGCCGGTGGTTCCGGTATCGGCACGGCGGCTATTCAGCTGGCAAAGAAGATGGGCTGCACGGTCATCACCACGGTGGGTTCGGACGATAAGATCGAGCGCGCCAAGGCGCTGGGCGCCGATCACGTGATTAATTATCGGGTGGATCGATTCGAAGGTGTCGTGCGCAAGCTGACCAAGAAGAAGGGTGTCGATGTCGTCTTCG is a genomic window containing:
- a CDS encoding acyl carrier protein — protein: MTATFDKVADIIADTSEIDRETITPESHTIDDLGIDSLDFLDIVFAIDKEFGIKIPLEQWTQEVNEGKVSTEEYFVLKNLCAKIDELKAAKG
- a CDS encoding 3-hydroxyacyl-ACP dehydratase FabZ family protein; the encoded protein is MLLEYFQMVDRIESIDRSARILKARSVVPDKSPVFEGHFPGMPLVPGVLLIETMAQTSGMLVLAMSDFAAMPFLMSVDSAKMRTFVEPNAELDIEAYLEHDGSGFAVTKAKITSGGKKVCDAQLKLRTMPFSEIPLAPIVKKRAEEVGLMAAIAADTSA
- a CDS encoding beta-ketoacyl-ACP synthase; the protein is MMKSDNDVVITGVGIVTCHGVGKDAHIALLSSTTTPAAIVEREKFAPYPIHPLPEIDWSAQIGRKDQRQMENWQRLGVFAAGLALDDAGLKEDAEACGTMDMIVAAGGGERDINVDTLIVDEGLKRNDREVMLNEKLTTELRPTLFLAQLSNLMAGNISIVHKVTGSSRTFMGEEGAGISAVETAFYRIRSGESSHALVGGAFAAERPDMTLLFEAIGAHAQGGWQPLWSRTGGEGGGMITGSVGAFLVLESRKHAQARGAKIYARIDAIEGDRGNRDDSKLEKRLERLLAPAKDAAETIVLSGASGYDGLTSREKDVLEKKLPHAAIRGFGGVTGHGLEAQFPLGLALAALTLESGAKVPPFDSAAEKPMASAATEAVVTTVGHVRGEGVAVLSRDA
- a CDS encoding beta-ketoacyl-ACP synthase, which encodes MASSNFRDHLGRPIVAVTGMGIITSLGQGLTDNWAALTSGKSGIHKITRFPTDNLSTKICGTVDFIDIPAPNSVERSFAFARETTIEALAQAGLSGDFNGPLFLAAPPIEPEWSARFELADRSPPAAKPGDAYDRFMAALRQRPDPAFQEAALFGAISERLSDQFGTRGLPVTLSTACASGATAIQLGVEAIRQGRTDRALTVATDGSVSAEALIRFSLLSALSTQNDPPEKASKPFSKDRDGFVIAEGAATLVLESLEAAVARGAKVLGIIKGAGEKADSFHRTRSSPDGGPAIATIRAALADAGFSESDIGYVNAHGTSTPENDKMEYSSMLAVFGEGLKSIPVSSNKSMIGHTLTAAGAVEAVFSLQTMLTGTLPPTINYNNPDPTIALDVVPNVKRDAQVNAVLSNSFGFGGQNASLVMTREPA
- a CDS encoding zinc-binding dehydrogenase, which translates into the protein MRALQLVDDRKLEKVDLPEPEAPAPGEVTLRVKAVALNHIDVWGWRGMAFAKRKMPLTIGAEASGVVEAIGPGVSNVLPGGLVSIYGARICGRCHHCVAGRDNLCENVGGVHGFHLDGFAQEKINIPARQLVLAPPGVDAVAAALAPVTFGTVEHMLFDNAKLQPGETILVHAGGSGIGTAAIQLAKKMGCTVITTVGSDDKIERAKALGADHVINYRVDRFEGVVRKLTKKKGVDVVFEHVGKDTWAGSMFSLKRGGRLVTCGSTSGVSTEINLMMLFQQQLKLLGSFGCRMQNMADAMQKMARGLVHPVIDTEVTFDDIDKALERMETRQVFGKIVLRMD